The Anopheles coluzzii chromosome 2, AcolN3, whole genome shotgun sequence genome window below encodes:
- the LOC120949340 gene encoding DNA-directed RNA polymerase III subunit RPC4, whose product MDHSPRIKQEPGIDTQYLTKGNNIIGNVAVPMEATVKPERLQSFRVPRDLTLANGRTTKPPNNKKVYTPNLNAVRNKNTDVKTASTGPKGRAKTDRNRNDKDGRNKKNTLIQTSGIFSDGLAQRALLRTSRSDKSSSSKEPGDSIQKPVFARGSSKIDLEDERKRIQNLCEDMDEEMAELDQKMANGLKLPVVLENSDYKIKPPEVKMENLPETKLDSFNSVENVLSGEQTNKIFLLQLPDALPGKSDDGNKRPTNGDDSKPEATANGEETPKYCTVRDLAEGYIGKIIRYRSGKVKLKLGEIMFDISVGMDTGFLQELVSINTNSVERNGNIINISTINTKLNASPDWEYLFKNST is encoded by the exons ATGGACCATAGTCCGCGTATTAAGCAAGAGCCAGGAATCGATACGCAATACTTaacaaaaggaaacaatataaTCGGCAATGTTGCAGTTCCGATGGAAGCAACGGTAAAACCAGAGCGCCTACAGTCTTTTCGTGTACCCCGCGATCTTACCCTTGCCAATGGTCGCACGACGAAGCcacccaacaacaaaaaagtctaCACCCCGAACTTAAATGCAGTGAGGAACAAAAATAC CGATGTAAAAACTGCATCAACCGGTCCCAAAGGCCGAGCTAAGACTGATCGCAACAGAAATGATAAAGATGGAAGGAATAAAAAGAACACCTTGATCCAGACGTCTGGTATCTTTTCGGATGGTTTAGCTCAACGTGCTTTGCTCCGTACGTCCAGATCAG acAAATCTAGTTCCTCGAAAGAACCTGGGGACTCAATTCAGAAACCCGTATTCGCTAGAGGGAGCTCAAAAATAGATTTGGAAGATGAACGAAAGCGAATTCAAAATCTTTGCGAAGACATGGATGAGGAAATGGCGGAACTGGatcaaaaaatggcaaatggGTTAAAACTACCAGTCGTGCTGGAAAACT CTGACtacaaaatcaaaccaccgGAGGTAAAGATGGAAAATTTGCCTGAAACAAAGCTGGATTCGTTTAATTCGGTGGAAAACGTGTTATCCGgtgagcaaacaaacaaaatcttcCTTCTACAACTTCCGGATGCTTTACCTGGAAAATCCGACGATGGAAACAAACGCCCAACCAACGGCGACGACAGCAAACCGGAAGCAACGGCAAATGGTGAAGAAACGCCAAAATATTGTACGGTACGCGATTTGGCAGAAGGTTACATTGGTAAAATAATCAGGTACCGCTCGGGAAAGGTAAAATTAAAGCTCGGAGAAATCATGTTTGACATCAGCGTCGGTATGGACACTGGATTCTTACAGGAGCTAGTTTCTATAAATACTAATTCAGTAGAACGGAATGGTAACATAATTAACATCAGCACTATCAACACAAAGTTGAACGCATCCCCGGACTGGGAATATTTATTCAAGAATTCTACATGA
- the LOC120949337 gene encoding KAT8 regulatory NSL complex subunit 3: MEHSYTREFRLLESSQTAMTRTLMIHRPPQCPSCHTHSHDERIDLEESYNPPIPSYNEESARRAMQESENIGVSARNSVSDEEDWEERVNKFGWTVQQFKLFDRVARLLDMDRLARLTNTEKQHEPVHRRTVIDKSVSRLRQALASVSWETRLTQWLHVLLMENLPPSYLAIYIDMLQTLHAKLPLLVDKMIFGSTLNIGQELLGPVLKKPWEPIVTPKNRKLPGQPFIVVVPSVPTLLPSPRHQKWFTLFSTMSPVVVIQPPQEKSTVEKPNIDKQSLQQLAEHMLAMTRAKIQQVRSSAPNRPIILVGFDAGSALAIQVGLVESISCVICLGFSYNTYNGVRGAPDDHIVDITCPVLFVIGQNSARASHEEIEMLRDRMSTQTSLVVVGAADECLRVSKTKRKIEGVTQSMVDNMVADEIAEFATNCLVSPPRPKQSALAGSFQSDSPMEQSVPSAPRSDCDLAAQRKRKHAPDLKAETKQQKKPYNRRLPKTTQSAEVAQSLTQSTQDAPDIEAQSNTPTTPEKQIKSEKIILPLAKADEVVKYEVRESGNTQIISGRGSTPMLLPALKRDTAQTTLSASALHQQGNVNVKLIESNQLIHLKPSTGTTQKFYSITSTSKPVMSVIANSSPGVNDGAVTSEEISSPPKYTIVRNTGSTPTVFSNVNESNVAAGKVTKALSETNIFDLPIVFADNDGVIQEGSPEKPKQVQDTRPAVTAPASVGIAENNASSAQASGTRFVTLQQPAGSMPLSIGKPKQVINLVLNKGTLKTVDPGGMIVPVGTKINLPIAVASSASPATSVGTVMSSGTTGPKFTKVVLTKPMNSGATNTSVVKNLSELLSGGKIEIVNSAGMRQTGVTGTPLSVPQGKFQSIIINPFGANKAPGSATVQNTSTSGSSTTAGSKIFIKTTASALSAASASPSIVGRNVMLKKINIVSTSTGVKQGATGNVTSPEGTKKQNTVGCLLDLTLRFMILRTVCLLLRVPVAQCLFTLLSNRLIHRYTIDCRFNYTGRCNLWHGKDNLTKMLAVRPSMKILAQMQPLALHKTPINRPFWGWVNMMFNRVDRARLKKVGPDRLCAEWLLKNGAKAKFVKDARVHVHFNALPDESLPVLMEELDGTDSGIMHIGFDHLEGLSRLRKVVLHNCVYIDNQALWKLRYVANTLEELQISKCGNVTDAGLLQLKQLPQLQQVKTFELPDVKNIQEVEKTLKQALPNCKFDMKP; encoded by the exons ATGGAACATAGTTATACACGGGAATTTCGGCTGCTAGAAAGTAGTCAGACTGCAATGACCCGCACACTAATGATACATCGGCCGCCTCAGTGCCCGTCGTGCCACACGCATTCCCACGATGAGCGTATTGATCTGGAGGAGTCGTACAATCCACCCATTCCGTCATACAATGAGGAAAGTGCGCGAAGGGCCATGCAAGAGAGTGAGAATATCGGGGTTTCGGCCCGAAACTCCGTGTCAGACGAAGAAGACTGGGAGGAAAGAGTAAACAA GTTTGGATGGACCGTTCAACAGTTTAAGCTGTTCGATCGGGTAGCACGGCTGCTGGACATGGACCGTTTGGCTCGTTTGACCAACACTGAGAAGCAGCATGAGCCAGTTCACCGGCGCACGGTCATCGACAAATCGGTTAGCCGGCTCAGACAAGCACTGGCGAGTGTTTCGTGGGAAACGCGATTAACCCAGTGGTTGCATGTGTTATTGATGGAAAATCTGCCACCCTCGTATCTGGCAATTTATATCGACATGCTGCAAACATTACATGCCAAGCTGCCGCTGTTGGTAGATAAAATGATCTTTGGCAGTACGCTCAACATTGGCCAGGAGCTCCTCGGACCGGTGTTGAAAAAGCCTTGGGAGCCAATAGTGACTCCCAAAAATCGCAAGCTGCCTGGACAGCCGTTTATTGTTGTAGTGCCATCGGTTCCCACTCTATTGCCATCGCCCCGGCATCAGAAATGGTTTACATTATTCAGCACCATGTCACCGGTGGTAGTAATACAACCACCACAAGAAAAATCAACTGTTGAAAAGCCGAACATCGACAAACAATCGCTACAGCAACTGGCAGAACATATGCTAGCAATGACACGAGCCAAAATACAACAAGTGCGCAGCTCGGCGCCAAATCGACCGATTATTTTGGTTGGCTTCGATGCCGGTTCCGCTCTTGCCATTCAGGTTGGTTTAGTAGAGTCAATTAGTTGCGTGATTTGTTTGGGATTCTCGTACAACACATACAACGGAGTTCGTGGAGCACCCGATGATCATATCGTTGACATTACGTGCCCTGTGCTTTTCGTCATCGGCCAAAACTCCGCCCGTGCCAG TCACGAAGAAATCGAAATGCTGCGTGACCGCATGTCCACTCAAACATCACTGGTAGTCGTTGGAGCAGCCGATGAATGTTTGCGTGTGTCAAAAACAAAGCGTAAAATTGAAGGAGTCACCCAGTCGATGGTGGACAACATGGTCGCAGACGAGATAGCAGAATTTGCAACCAACTGTCTCGTAAGTCCCCCGCGACCAAAACAATCCGCCTTGGCAGGGTCGTTCCAATCGGACAGCCCAATGGAACAAAGCGTGCCATCGGCACCACGAAGTGATTGTGACCTTGCTGCACAGCGCAAGCGTAAACACGCACCAGATCTCAAAGCTGAGACCAAACAGCAGAAAAAGCCTTACAACCGTCGCTtgccaaaaacaacacaatcagCTGAGGTGGCCCAATCCCTGACTCAGTCTACCCAAGACGCGCCAGATATTGAAGCGCAGAGCAACACGCCGACGACGCCtgagaagcaaataaaaagcgagaaaataattttaccaCTCGCAAAGGCCGATGAAGTGGTGAAGTATGAAGTTCGCGAATCAGGCAACACGCAGATTATTTCTGGCCGGGGTAGCACGCCTATGCTGCTTCCTGCACTGAAACGAGACACTGCGCAGACAACACTATCGGCTAGCGCGTTGCATCAGCAGGGCAATGTGAATGTGAAATTGATTGAATCGAATCAACTTATTCATCTGAAACCGTCTACCGGAACGACGCAAAAGTTTTACTCCATAACATCAACCTCCAAACCAGTCATGTCCGTGATAGCAAACAGCAGTCCCGGAGTGAACGATGGTGCGGTAACGTCGGAGGAAATTAGCAGTCCACCGAAGTACACAATCGTGCGCAACACAGGATCCACGCCTACTGTGTTTAGCAATGTGAACGAATCTAATGTGGCTGCTGGGAAAGTTACGAAAGCTCTGTCGGAGACTAATATTTTCGATCTTCCGATCGTATTTGCCGATAACGATGGTGTAATTCAGGAGGGCTCGCCTGAAAAACCGAAGCAAGTACAAGATACTCGACCAGCAGTAACAGCGCCAGCGTCTGTAGGTATTGCTGAAAACAATGCTAGCTCGGCACAGGCATCAGGCACGCGATTCGTCACACTGCAACAGCCCGCTGGAAGTATGCCGCTGTCGATTGGAAAGCCGAAACAAGTGATCAACTTGGTGCTCAATAAGGGTACACTCAAAACTGTCGATCCCGGCGGTATGATCGTTCCTGTAGGAACAAAAATCAATCTCCCCATAGCTGTTGCGTCAAGTGCGTCGCCGGCAACCTCCGTTGGTACGGTAATGAGCAGTGGTACAACGGGACCGAAGTTTACCAAGGTAGTGTTGACCAAACCAATGAACAGCGGTGCAACTAACACCAGCGTGGTGAAAAACTTGAGCGAATTGTTATCCGGTGGCAAGATCGAGATTGTCAACAGTGCTGGCATGCGCCAAACGGGCGTCACTGGAACCCCGTTGTCTGTACCGCAAGGCAAGTTCCagtccatcatcatcaatccGTTTGGAGCGAATAAAGCACCAGGCAGCGCCACTGTGCAGAACACTTCAACAAGTGGAAGCTCGACGACCGCAGGAAGTAagatttttatcaaaacaacaGCCTCTGCATTGTCTGCTGCGAGCGCTTCACCGTCGATAGTGGGACGCAAtgtaatgttgaaaaaaataaacatcgtTTCCACTTCAACGGGTGTGAAGCAGGGTGCAACAGGGAACGTAACGAGTCCAGAGGGCACGAAAAAGCAAAAT actgTCGGATGTTTATTAGATCTGACGTTACGATTCATGATTTTGCGCactgtgtgtttgctgcttcGCGTGCCGGTTGCGcaatgtttgtttacgctaCTGTCAAATAGACTAATTCATCGATACACAATTGACTGCCGGTTCAACTACACCGGAAGATGTAATCTTTGGCACGGGAAAGACAACTTAACG AAAATGCTTGCCGTAAGACCGTCAATGAAGATACTAGCGCAGATGCAACCGCTGGCTCTGCATAAAACCCCAATAAACAGACCATTTTGGGGCTGGGTGAACATGATGTTCAACCGGGTCGATCGCGCTAGACTGAAGAAGGTTGGCCCCGACCGACTTTGTGCCGAATGGTTGCTAAAGAATGGAGCGAAAGCAAAGTTTGTGAAGGACGCCCGTGTGCATGTGCATTTTAACGCACTTCCGGACGAGTCCTTGCCGGTGCTAATGGAAGAACTCGATGGGACGGATTCGGGCATAATGCACATTGGGTTCGATCATCTGGAGGGTTTGAGTCGGCTCAGGAAAGTTGTCCTCCATAACTGTGTCTACATCGACAATCAAGCTCTGTGGAAGCTGCGATACGTTGCCAATACGCTGGAGGAGTTGCAAATTTCCAAGTGTGGCAATGTCACCGATGCCGGATTGCTACAGCTCAAACAGCTCCCTCAGCTACAACAGGTGAAAACGTTCGAATTGCCTGATGTGAAAAATATACAGGAAGTGGAAAAAACGCTCAAACAAGCACTTCCCAACTGCAAATTCGATATGAAGCCATAG
- the LOC120949338 gene encoding polyphosphoinositide phosphatase, which yields MDPNVRFQPLISSIQKVALFETKAKLYLIGSNSKETRFRVLEIDRRAPELSIYENPNELEKGDIRKFVQSRSFIRSISAYGVLGFVKFLEGYYLILVTKRTRCAFIGKHIIYTIKDTAMIRVNEASSKQMHPLEQRYVKMFNNVDLNSNFYFSYSYDLTHSLQYNLSAPKFVGSRCDIVKDEPLVWQNRTGEKMTYAFRGVSRERFVWNAFHLKPMRDVVHKDWMLEIIHGFISQSSISIFGRQVYVCLIARRSTRYAGTRFLKRGANFHGDVANEVETEQIVLDGNRMCSFTQLRGSVPSHWSQDVSKMVPKPQIAIDLSDPFGETAGKHYQRLMFHYGAPVIILNLVKTREKRRHESLLSEEMYSTVSYLNQFLPPHLRIRYIDFDMARKSRGTGNVMEKLAKIAETVIQQAGMFYSDDERSQKQTGIVRVNCVDCLDRTNTAQFAIGKCVLAHQLYDLGFLKERKLEFESDCITMLENLYEDHGDTLALQYGGSQLVHRIKTYRKTAVWASQGNDIMQTLSRYYSNTFSDTEKQHSINLFLGYYIPSKAEVNKTLHIWDLETDFYIHNSRFDEIRQISSIPLTQWVSPFVMNCLPAAVSDENRVVKELIKIHSNDAEIIDYYSNFHYDYKLTSFEEHIDYQLSHLSRNLAPAFRSHFSPFEPIRRQQSTALKNPSLTGQSSTSSANSSSSDRSDDESESDEEEKSSNNRNTAPSSSTNSSRAEDPVTLSSMFPMTNDIYGFEIRMPKKADMLKYEKYAEINRICNSTGEPARPSSPHQYNRHAQMNESGGLSIYNNEIIIASVTPEKDIQNDIAIPTVSDESIAIYEKYCMLKHTIMYDFRCDPKILEYVNMFA from the exons ATGGATCCAAACGTACGCTTTCAACCATTGATTAGTTCGATACAGAAGGTGGCCCTATTCGAGACGAAGGCG AAACTCTACCTTATCGGGAGCAACAGCAAGGAGACGCGATTCCGCGTGCTAGAGATTGATAGGCGTGCGCCGGAACTTTCGATTTATGAAAATCCAAACGAGCTCGAAAAGGGAGACATACGCAAGTTCGTGCAATCCCGTTCGTTCATCCGATCAATCAGTGCGTACGGCGTTCTGGGGTTTGTGAAGTTCCTCGAAGGATACTATCTGATACTGGTGACGAAGCGCACGCGATGTGCCTTCATTGGAAAGCATATTATCTACACCATCAAGGATACGGCCATGATTCGCGTGAACGAAGCATCGAGCAAACAGATGCACCCGCTGGAGCAGCGTTACGTGAAGATGTTCAACAATGTGGATCTGAACAGCAATTTCTATTTCAGCTACAGTTACGATCTTACCCACAGCTTGCAGTACAATCTTTCCGCTCCCAAGTTTGTCGGTAGCCGGTGCGACATTGTAAAGGACGAGCCGCTGGTTTGGCAGAATCGAACGGGCGAAAAAATGACGTACGCCTTCCGCGGAGTGTCTCGCGAACGGTTCGTCTGGAATGCGTTTCACCTGAAGCCGATGCGAGACGTCGTGCACAAAGACTGGATGCTGGAGATCATACACGGCTTTATCAGTCAGTCCAGCATCAGTATCTTTGGTCGGCAGGTGTACGTGTGCTTGATAGCGAGACGCAGCACACGCTACGCCGGAACACGATTCCTGAAGCGCGGTGCCAACTTTCACGGCGACGTAGCGAACGAGGTGGAAACGGAGCAGATCGTGCTGGACGGCAATCGCATGTGCAGCTTTACGCAGCTGCGCGGATCGGTTCCGTCGCACTGGTCGCAAGACGTTAGCAAAATGGTGCCGAAGCCACAGATTGCGATCGATCTGTCGGATCCGTTCGGCGAAACGGCGGGCAAGCACTATCAGCGATTGATGTTTCATTACGGCGCGCCCGTCATTATACTGAACTTGGTGAAAACGAGGGAAAAGCGTCGGCACGAAAGCCTACTGAGTGAGGAAATGTACTCGACCGTTAGCTACTTGAACCAGTTTCTGCCTCCGCATCTTCGCATACGGTACATCGATTTCGATATGGCACGCAAAAGCCGCGGCACGGGGAACGTCATGGAGAAGCTGGCCAAGATCGCGGAAACGGTGATCCAGCAGGCGGGAATGTTTTATTCGGACGACGAGCGAAGCCAAAAGCAGACTGGCATAGTGCGGGTCAACTGCGTCGACTGTCTGGATCGCACCAATACGGCACAGTTTGCGATTGGCAAGTGCGTCCTTGCCCATCAGCTGTACGATTTGGGGTTCTTGAAGGAGCGCAAACTAGAGTTCGAGTCGGACTGTATCACGATGCTCGAGAATCTGTACGAAGACCATGGTGATACGCTGGCCTTGCAGTACGGCGGGTCGCAGCTGGTTCACCGGATCAAAACATACCGCAAAACGGCCGTATGGGCGTCGCAGGGTAATGATATCATGCAAACGCTCAGTCGCTATTACAGCAACACTTTCAGCGATACGGAGAAACAGCACAGCATCAATCTGTTCCTGGGTTACTACATTCCTTCGAAGGCGGAGGTGAACA AAACGCTTCACATTTGGGATCTGGAAACCGATTTCTACATACATAACTCTCGTTTCGATGAGATACGGCAGATATCGTCCATTCCGCTCACCCAGTGGGTCAGTCCGTTTGTGATGAACTGCCTGCCCGCCGCAGTGAGCGACGAGAATCGTGTCGTGAAGGAGCTGATCAAGATACACTCGAATGATGCGGAAATTATAGACTACTACTCAAACTTCCACTACGACTATAAGCTGACCTCCTTCGAAGAGCATATCGACTATCAGCTGAGCCATTTGTCGCGAAACCTTGCGCCTGCCTTCCGGTCCCACTTCAGCCCCTTTGAGCCGATCCGCCGACAGCAAAGCACGGCACTGAAGAATCCTTCACTGACGGGCCAATCGTCCACTAGCTCGGCCAACAGTTCGTCTTCCGATCGATCGGACGATGAGTCAGAATCGGACGAGGAggaaaaaagcagcaacaaccgcAACACagcaccgagcagcagcaccaacagtaGCCGTGCAGAGGATCCCGTCACGCTCAGTTCCATGTTTCCGATGACGAACGACATATACGGGTTTGAAATACGAATGCCAAAAAAGGCGGACATGCTAAA GTACGAAAAGTATGCCGAAATCAACCGCATCTGTAACTCAACCGGAGAGCCGGCAAGACCGTCCTCTCCGCATCAGTACAACCGCCATGCCCAGATGAACGAGAGTGGCGGACTATCGATATACAACAACGAAATCATCATCGCTAGCGTGACGCCGGAGAAGGACATTCAGAACGATATTGCGATTCCGACCGTAAGTGATGAGAGTATAGCAATCTACGAGAAGTACTGCATGCTGAAGCACACCATCATGTACGACTTTCGCTGCGACCCAAAGATACTGGAGTACGTGAATATGTTTGCATAA